From Phycodurus eques isolate BA_2022a chromosome 20, UOR_Pequ_1.1, whole genome shotgun sequence, a single genomic window includes:
- the ddah2 gene encoding LOW QUALITY PROTEIN: N(G),N(G)-dimethylarginine dimethylaminohydrolase 2 (The sequence of the model RefSeq protein was modified relative to this genomic sequence to represent the inferred CDS: deleted 1 base in 1 codon), translating into MANMCPYGQFTHAVVRGIPETFGKVVGENGENEEVSVDLAKAQRQFGCLTGALRQKVGLQLIEIPPDPELPMSWRVEDVAVIQGDTALITRPFRQQRRSEAEAVRRVMSELNLTVVEMDGAPGDSGGATLEGGDVLFTGREFFVGISSHTNRKGAEVLADTFRDFSVSTVPVCGGIRLKNICSMGAANTIIISNSDGAKKTLRMMEQLTDHHYEVLTVPEQSAANCIYIKGPSKKDFLLHRPAEECPYSVSAFQKLQDYTFLPTACSEASKLGASLSSLCLLVNKKHTYF; encoded by the exons ATGGCAAACATGTGCCCGTATGGCCAGTTCACCCACGCGGTGGTGCGCGGCATCCCGGAGACCTTCGGGAAGGTGGTGGGTGAAAACGGCGAGAACGAGGAGGTCTCAGTGGACCTGGCCAAAGCCCAGCGTCAGTTCGGCTGCCTGACGGGAGCGCTGAGGCAGAAAGTGGGCCTGCAGCTGATCGAGATCCCTCCCGATCCGGAGCTGCCGATGAGCTGGAGGGTGGAGGACGTGGCGGTGATCCAAGGTGACACGGCGCTCATCACCAGGCCCTTCAGACAGCAGAGACGCAGCGAG GCGGAGGCGGTG CGCAGGGTGATGTCCGAGCTCAACCTGACCGTGGTGGAGATGGACGGGGCCCCGGGGGACTCCGGAGGGGCCACGCTGGAGGGCGGCGACGTCCTCTTCACAGGGAGGGAGTTCTTCGTCGGCATCTCCTCCCACACCAACCGCAAAGGAGCCGAGGTGCTGGCGGACACGTTTCGG GACTTTTCCGTGTCGACCGTGCCAGTCTGCGGTGGGATTCGACTGAAAAACATCTGCTCGATGGGAGCTGCCAACACAATCATCATCAGCAACAGTGACGGGGCCAAGAAGACTCTGCGG ATGATGGAACAGCTGACCGATCACCACTATGAGGTTCTAACTGTGCCGGAACAATCTGCAGCTAACTGCATCTACATAAAGGGCCCGTCCAAGAAGGACTTCCTGCTCCACAGGCCAGCGGAAGAATGTCCTTACAGTGTGTCT GCCTTCCAGAAGCTGCAGGATTACACCTTCTTGCCTACAGCCTGCAGTGAGGCCTCCAAGCTGGGAGCATCTCTGTCTTCGCTTTGCCTGCTTGTCAATAAGAAGCACACatatttctga
- the rps5 gene encoding 40S ribosomal protein S5, which translates to MTDWETAPAVAETPEIKLFGKWSTDDVQINDISLQDYIAVKEKYAKYLPHSGGRYAAKRFRKAQCPIVERLTNSMMMHGRNNGKKLMTVRIVKHAFEIIHLLTGENPLQVLVNAIINSGPREDSTRIGRAGTVRRQAVDVSPLRRVNQAIWLLCTGAREAAFRNIKTIAECLADELINAAKGSSNSYAIKKKDELERVAKSNR; encoded by the exons A TGACTGATTGGGAGACTGCGCCAGCAGTTGCTGAGACCCCTGAGATCAAGCTGTTTGGCAAGTGGAGCACTGACGATGTCCAGATCAATGACATCTCCCTGCAG GACTACATTGCCGTGAAGGAGAAGTACGCCAAGTACCTGCCGCACTCTGGCGGACGTTATGCCGCCAAGCGTTTCCGCAAGGCCCAGTGCCCCATCGTGGAGCGTCTGACCAACTCCATGATGATGCACGGCCGCAACAACGGCAAGAAGCTGATGACCGTGCGCATCGTCAAGCACGCTTTCGAGATCATCCACCTGCTGACTGGAGAG AATCCCCTCCAAGTGTTGGTGAACGCCATCATCAACAGTGGACCCCGTGAGGACTCCACCCGTATTGGCCGTGCTGGTACCGTCAGGAGGCAGGCTGTAGATGTGTCGCCCCTGCGTAGAGTCAACCAG GCTATTTGGCTGCTGTGCACAGGCGCAAGAGAAGCTGCTTTCAGGAACATCAAGACCATTGCAGAGTGCCTGGCTGATGAGCTCATCAATGCCGCAAAG GGTTCATCTAACTCATACGCCATCAAGAAGAAAGATGAGTTGGAGAGAGTTGCTAAGTCCAACCGTTAA
- the ppt2b gene encoding lysosomal thioesterase PPT2 isoform X1 produces MSRRAERSSGAASLLWPLLGACLWAAAVAYKPVIIVHGLFDSSGDFKNLQRFINESHPGTNVTVIDLFDRSSSLRPMWKQVDGFKAAIYPIMQNSAEGVHFICYSQGGLVCRGILSTLPDHNVHSFISLSSPQAGQYGDTDYLKYLFPQFVKSNLYHLCYTAMGQRISICNYWNDPHHRDMYANSSDYLALLNSDRPNPNSTEWKKNFLRINKLVLIGGPDDGVITPWQSSQFGFFDANETVVEMQQQGVYLRDVFGLKTLAARGDLILCSVADVQHVWWHSNETVFHTCMERWLV; encoded by the exons ATGAGCCGGAGAGCGGAGCGGAGCAGCGGGGCAGCCAGCCTCCTGTGGCCGCTGCTCGGTGCGTGTCTGTGGGCTGCCGCGGTCGCCTACAAGCCGGTGATCATCGTGCACGGCTTGTTCGACAGCTCGGGAGATTTTAAGAACCTCCAGCGCTTCATCAACGAG TCTCATCCTGGAACAAATGTGACCGTAATTGACTTGTTCGACCGAAGTTCCAGCCTGCGGCCCATGTGGAAGCAGGTGGATGGTTTCAAGGCGGCCATTTATCCTATCATGCAAAATTCAGCGGAGGGAGTCCATTTTATCTGCTACtctcaag GCGGACTGGTTTGCAGGGGAATCTTGTCCACTTTGCCAGATCATAACGTGCATTCCTTCATCTCGCTGTCCTCGCCTCAGGCCGGGCAATATGGCG acaccGACTACTTGAAGTACCTGTTTCCTCAGTTTGTTAAGTCCAACCTGTACCATCTCTGTTATACAGCCATGGGCCAGAGAATATCTATCTGTAACTATTGGAACG ACCCCCACCACAGGGACATGTACGCCAACAGCAGTGATTATCTGGCACTGCTCAACAGCGACAGACCCAATCCAAATTCAACAG AATGGAAGAAAAATTTCTTGAGAATCAACAAGCTGGTGCTTATCGGAGGACCAGACGATGGCGTCATCACTCCCTGGCAGTCGAG tcagttTGGATTCTTTGACGCCAACGAGACCGTTGTTGAGATGCAGCAACAAGGC GTCTACTTAAGGGACGTCTTCGGTCTGAAGACGCTGGCGGCTCGTGGCGATCTGATCTTGTGTTCTGTTGCTGACGTCCAGCATGTCTGGTGGCACTCCAATGAGACTGTATTTCACACTTGCATGGAGAGGTGGCTGGTTTAG
- the ppt2b gene encoding lysosomal thioesterase PPT2 isoform X2, protein MSRRAERSSGAASLLWPLLGACLWAAAVAYKPVIIVHGLFDSSGDFKNLQRFINESHPGTNVTVIDLFDRSSSLRPMWKQVDGFKAAIYPIMQNSAEGVHFICYSQGGLVCRGILSTLPDHNVHSFISLSSPQAGQYGDTDYLKYLFPQFVKSNLYHLCYTAMGQRISICNYWNDPHHRDMYANSSDYLALLNSDRPNPNSTEWKKNFLRINKLVLIGGPDDGVITPWQSRLTHITMGVFFAICMWMKS, encoded by the exons ATGAGCCGGAGAGCGGAGCGGAGCAGCGGGGCAGCCAGCCTCCTGTGGCCGCTGCTCGGTGCGTGTCTGTGGGCTGCCGCGGTCGCCTACAAGCCGGTGATCATCGTGCACGGCTTGTTCGACAGCTCGGGAGATTTTAAGAACCTCCAGCGCTTCATCAACGAG TCTCATCCTGGAACAAATGTGACCGTAATTGACTTGTTCGACCGAAGTTCCAGCCTGCGGCCCATGTGGAAGCAGGTGGATGGTTTCAAGGCGGCCATTTATCCTATCATGCAAAATTCAGCGGAGGGAGTCCATTTTATCTGCTACtctcaag GCGGACTGGTTTGCAGGGGAATCTTGTCCACTTTGCCAGATCATAACGTGCATTCCTTCATCTCGCTGTCCTCGCCTCAGGCCGGGCAATATGGCG acaccGACTACTTGAAGTACCTGTTTCCTCAGTTTGTTAAGTCCAACCTGTACCATCTCTGTTATACAGCCATGGGCCAGAGAATATCTATCTGTAACTATTGGAACG ACCCCCACCACAGGGACATGTACGCCAACAGCAGTGATTATCTGGCACTGCTCAACAGCGACAGACCCAATCCAAATTCAACAG AATGGAAGAAAAATTTCTTGAGAATCAACAAGCTGGTGCTTATCGGAGGACCAGACGATGGCGTCATCACTCCCTGGCAGTCGAG GCTGACACATATTACTAtgggtgttttttttgccatttgcaTGTGGATGAAGAGTTGA
- the cratb gene encoding carnitine O-acetyltransferase b isoform X1 — MISSKIQPGACRLWLTRVTSRQELSMSTFVPPQPVPPLGQTLQAYMRGLEPLIPSEELTHTRRVMREFSRRGGLGAELQRGLERRARKTENWITDWWVQWAYLDSRLPLPVHSNPAISLPRRDYNGWRSQLLFASKLIVAVLEFKAKLDAGRLPVEYMRGRPLCMALYPLLFSSCRIPGPKHDYVAHHGISRRSPTHITVVRNYQFFQLEVYNSDGSRLTESQIHGQLLRIRSQSWKTDKEPMGILTSEHRHTWGQAYNRLLRDKLNRESVQAIEKGLFSLCLDSPVMRISDEKYASRKAAQVLHGGGTFSNSGNRWFDKTLQFVIGEDGSWGLLYEQATAEGPPIATLLDYILRYCETPEPRRAPLVPLPMPKKLYFHIDREIKRDIENAKRNLDILINDLDVNVFNFKKFGKDLPKQHKLSPNSFIQVALQLAYYRVHGDVCATCDIASQRMFRKGRTEYIRLPSSQTLKFILAFVDPSVSREAELQLFTEAVDAYSALTDQVLKGHGIDRHLLGLKLQAIEDGLSVPKIFMDTAFGLATHWKLRTGQVPANTDSVMCFGPLVPDGYAICYNPQSDHVHFSITAFNCCEETNAETLGVAVRETLCQLYELLEPTV, encoded by the exons atgatttCCAGCAAAATCCAACCGGGAGCGTGCAGACTATGGTTGACGCGT GTGACATCCAGGCAGGAGCTGAGTATGTCCACCTTCGTGCCCCCGCAGCCGGTGCCCCCCCTGGGTCAGACTCTGCAGGCGTACATGAGAGGCCTGGAGCCCCTGATACCCTCTGAAGAGCTCACCCACACCCGCAGGGTGATGCGGGAGTTTTCCAGGCGAGGTGGTCTCGGCGCGGAGCTTCAGAGGGGCCTGGAGAGGAGGGCGAGAAAGACCGAGAACTGG ATCACAGACTGGTGGGTGCAGTGGGCCTACTTGGACAGTCGACTGCCGCTGCCTGTGCACTCCAACCCAGCCATTTCTCTCCCCAGACGAGATTACAATGGCTGGCGGAGCCAACTGTT GTTTGCATCCAAACTGATTGTTGCAGTACTTGAGTTTAAGGCCAAACTTGACGC tgGCCGGCTGCCAGTGGAGTACATGCGAGGCAGGCCTCTGTGCATGGCGCTCtatccactgctcttctcttcCTGTCGCATCCCGGGGCCCAAACACGACTACGTCGCTCACCACGGGATTTCCCGACGGTCACCGACGCATATCACTGTGGTCAGGAACTATCAG TTCTTCCAGCTGGAGGTGTACAACAGCGACGGCTCCCGCCTGACGGAGAGCCAAATTCACGGGCAGCTGCTGAGGATCAGATCTCAGTCCTGGAAGACGGACAAGGAGCCGATGGGGATCCTGACCAGCGAGCATCGCCACACGTGGGGCCAGGCCTACAACCGCCTGCTGAGAG ATAAACTTAACCGGGAATCAGTGCAGGCAATTGAGAAGGGACTTTTTTCGCTATGTCTGGATTCTCCAGTTATGAGGATATCAGATGAAAA ATACGCCAGCCGCAAAGCAGCCCAGGTCCTGCACGGAGGCGGGACCTTCTCCAACAGCGGCAACCGCTGGTTTGACAAAACTCTGCAG TTTGTGATAGGCGAGGACGGCTCCTGGGGTCTCCTGTATGAACAAGCCACAGCTGAAGGTCCGCCCATAGCAACCCTGCTGGATTATATCCTGCGCTACTG TGAGACTCCCGAGCCAAGGCGAGCACCACTGGTCCCGCTTCCAATGCCTAAGAAGCTTTACTTCCATATAGACAGAGAAATCAAGAGAGACATTGAGAATGCCAAGCGGAACCTTGATAT aCTGATCAATGACCTGGATGTGAATGTTTTCAACTTTAAGAAATTTGGCAAAGACCTTCCTAAGCAGCACAAACTGAGTCCGAACTCCTTCATCCAGGTGGCCCTGCAGCTGGCCTATTACAG AGTTCACGGTGACGTTTGCGCCACCTGCGACATCGCTTCTCAAAGGATGTTTCGTAAAGGAAGAACCGAATACATCCGCTTGCCTTCAAGCCAGACACTCAAATTCATCCTTGCCTTCGTCGATCCATCCGTGTCG CGTGAAGCCGAGCTCCAACTATTCACAGAAGCTGTTGATGCCTACTCGGCTCTGACCGACCAG GTGCTTAAAGGACATGGCATAGACCGACACCTGCTGGGGCTCAAGCTGCAGGCCATCGAAGACGGACTGAGCGTTCCCAAAATCTTCATGGATACTGCCTTTGGCCTAGCGACTCATTGGAAGCTTCGAACTGGGCAG GTGCCTGCGAACACAGACAGTGTGATGTGTTTTGGTCCCCTGGTTCCTGACGGTTACGCCATATGTTACAACCCGCAGTCTGACCACGTCCACTTTTCTATAACGGCCTTCAACTGCTGTGAGGAGACAAATGCAGAAACACTGGGCGTCGCCGTGAGGGAAACCTTGTGCCAACTGTACGAGCTCCTGGAGCCTACTGTGTAG
- the cratb gene encoding carnitine O-acetyltransferase b isoform X2 produces MISSKIQPGACRLWLTRVTSRQELSMSTFVPPQPVPPLGQTLQAYMRGLEPLIPSEELTHTRRVMREFSRRGGLGAELQRGLERRARKTENWITDWWVQWAYLDSRLPLPVHSNPAISLPRRDYNGWRSQLLFASKLIVAVLEFKAKLDAGRLPVEYMRGRPLCMALYPLLFSSCRIPGPKHDYVAHHGISRRSPTHITVVRNYQFFQLEVYNSDGSRLTESQIHGQLLRIRSQSWKTDKEPMGILTSEHRHTWGQAYNRLLRDKLNRESVQAIEKGLFSLCLDSPVMRISDEKYASRKAAQVLHGGGTFSNSGNRWFDKTLQFVIGEDGSWGLLYEQATAEGPPIATLLDYILRYCETPEPRRAPLVPLPMPKKLYFHIDREIKRDIENAKRNLDILINDLDVNVFNFKKFGKDLPKQHKLSPNSFIQVALQLAYYRCLFVLVEFTVTFAPPATSLLKGCFVKEEPNTSACLQARHSNSSLPSSIHPCRVKPSSNYSQKLLMPTRL; encoded by the exons atgatttCCAGCAAAATCCAACCGGGAGCGTGCAGACTATGGTTGACGCGT GTGACATCCAGGCAGGAGCTGAGTATGTCCACCTTCGTGCCCCCGCAGCCGGTGCCCCCCCTGGGTCAGACTCTGCAGGCGTACATGAGAGGCCTGGAGCCCCTGATACCCTCTGAAGAGCTCACCCACACCCGCAGGGTGATGCGGGAGTTTTCCAGGCGAGGTGGTCTCGGCGCGGAGCTTCAGAGGGGCCTGGAGAGGAGGGCGAGAAAGACCGAGAACTGG ATCACAGACTGGTGGGTGCAGTGGGCCTACTTGGACAGTCGACTGCCGCTGCCTGTGCACTCCAACCCAGCCATTTCTCTCCCCAGACGAGATTACAATGGCTGGCGGAGCCAACTGTT GTTTGCATCCAAACTGATTGTTGCAGTACTTGAGTTTAAGGCCAAACTTGACGC tgGCCGGCTGCCAGTGGAGTACATGCGAGGCAGGCCTCTGTGCATGGCGCTCtatccactgctcttctcttcCTGTCGCATCCCGGGGCCCAAACACGACTACGTCGCTCACCACGGGATTTCCCGACGGTCACCGACGCATATCACTGTGGTCAGGAACTATCAG TTCTTCCAGCTGGAGGTGTACAACAGCGACGGCTCCCGCCTGACGGAGAGCCAAATTCACGGGCAGCTGCTGAGGATCAGATCTCAGTCCTGGAAGACGGACAAGGAGCCGATGGGGATCCTGACCAGCGAGCATCGCCACACGTGGGGCCAGGCCTACAACCGCCTGCTGAGAG ATAAACTTAACCGGGAATCAGTGCAGGCAATTGAGAAGGGACTTTTTTCGCTATGTCTGGATTCTCCAGTTATGAGGATATCAGATGAAAA ATACGCCAGCCGCAAAGCAGCCCAGGTCCTGCACGGAGGCGGGACCTTCTCCAACAGCGGCAACCGCTGGTTTGACAAAACTCTGCAG TTTGTGATAGGCGAGGACGGCTCCTGGGGTCTCCTGTATGAACAAGCCACAGCTGAAGGTCCGCCCATAGCAACCCTGCTGGATTATATCCTGCGCTACTG TGAGACTCCCGAGCCAAGGCGAGCACCACTGGTCCCGCTTCCAATGCCTAAGAAGCTTTACTTCCATATAGACAGAGAAATCAAGAGAGACATTGAGAATGCCAAGCGGAACCTTGATAT aCTGATCAATGACCTGGATGTGAATGTTTTCAACTTTAAGAAATTTGGCAAAGACCTTCCTAAGCAGCACAAACTGAGTCCGAACTCCTTCATCCAGGTGGCCCTGCAGCTGGCCTATTACAG ATGTCTGTTTGTGTTGGTAGAGTTCACGGTGACGTTTGCGCCACCTGCGACATCGCTTCTCAAAGGATGTTTCGTAAAGGAAGAACCGAATACATCCGCTTGCCTTCAAGCCAGACACTCAAATTCATCCTTGCCTTCGTCGATCCATCCGTGTCG CGTGAAGCCGAGCTCCAACTATTCACAGAAGCTGTTGATGCCTACTCGGCTCTGA